A DNA window from Capnocytophaga sp. ARDL2 contains the following coding sequences:
- a CDS encoding Z1 domain-containing protein, whose product MEIQILNSNDKEKFKPVIGDRTTELVSRLKNKLDEDELNSLLSETSDILSHCTNPNLDESQSTTNLVFGYVQSGKTMSFTTLSAMANDNGFKIIVYFAGTKTNLLTQTTKRLKKDLINNGANSKYYKSFENPTLKDVQQITNALQLSTKPTILITVLKHHKYINNLTEIFNSNQIKAILKNNGVLIIDDEADQASLNGFAYKNSKSEEWEDDDYTTTYSSILKLKSSIPNHSYIQYTATPQGPLLISMLDLLSPKYHTVLTPGKKYTGGKTFFVDHTELVLTIPENEVFNSKKNKLENCPKTLIEALQIHLMNVALVVKIWQKEHFLSMMVHADKDQDASETFHGWITDLIQMWTEQITSEENDFAKIDLVNSFKKIYPEVIKFYNPSEDKIPSFEEMLPHLQDVIFDTNIELIISRTKKQGSDKEIDWNGYSSHILVGAEMLNRGFTVENLAVTYMPRYSVSKSTADTIQQRCRFFGYKLNYLKSCRVYLPEDTILEYTEYVQHEEEMRQWLKEKSSIEEVEQLLLITPKLNATRKNILTANTVNTKLKGWRKMNAFQNIEENKVFVENFIKNQSFTNEKDYGTPDRNHLYVKLTIQTVIEFLSNFKFSNMPDAARKQATIRYLKYLANKEKSPLQYAYIIQMAYAGDARERAFDENTERLKELHSGRSGTATSNPYPGDSHIKFEDSICIQIHKVKLKSESMKWNGKEAYTLAIYYPKDFAVDYVANEN is encoded by the coding sequence ATGGAAATACAAATATTAAATTCAAACGATAAGGAAAAATTTAAACCGGTTATTGGAGATAGAACAACTGAACTTGTCAGTCGTTTGAAAAATAAACTTGACGAAGATGAATTAAATAGTTTATTGTCAGAAACATCTGATATACTTTCACATTGTACCAATCCGAATTTGGACGAATCTCAATCTACAACAAATCTTGTATTTGGATATGTGCAAAGTGGTAAAACTATGTCTTTCACTACTTTATCAGCAATGGCAAATGATAATGGTTTTAAAATTATTGTTTATTTTGCAGGTACAAAAACAAATCTTCTAACGCAAACTACAAAGCGATTAAAAAAAGATTTGATAAACAACGGAGCTAATAGTAAATATTACAAATCATTTGAAAATCCAACACTAAAAGATGTACAGCAAATAACAAATGCTTTGCAATTAAGCACAAAACCAACAATTTTAATAACGGTTTTGAAACATCATAAATACATTAATAACCTCACTGAAATTTTCAATTCAAATCAAATAAAAGCGATTCTCAAAAATAATGGAGTTCTAATAATTGATGATGAAGCAGACCAAGCAAGTTTGAACGGATTTGCATATAAAAATAGTAAATCAGAAGAATGGGAAGATGATGATTATACAACTACATACAGCAGTATTTTAAAGTTAAAATCCTCTATTCCAAATCATTCTTACATTCAATATACGGCAACTCCTCAAGGACCTCTATTGATTAGTATGTTGGATTTACTTTCTCCTAAATATCATACGGTACTCACACCAGGAAAGAAATATACAGGAGGAAAAACCTTTTTTGTTGACCATACAGAATTGGTTTTGACCATTCCTGAAAATGAGGTTTTTAATAGCAAAAAGAACAAATTAGAGAATTGTCCAAAAACATTGATTGAAGCCTTGCAAATTCACTTAATGAATGTTGCTTTGGTTGTAAAAATTTGGCAAAAAGAACACTTTTTGTCAATGATGGTTCACGCTGATAAAGACCAAGATGCAAGCGAAACTTTTCACGGTTGGATTACAGATTTAATTCAAATGTGGACAGAACAAATCACAAGCGAAGAGAATGACTTTGCAAAGATAGATTTGGTTAATTCTTTCAAAAAAATATATCCAGAAGTAATCAAATTTTATAATCCTTCGGAAGATAAAATTCCTTCATTTGAAGAAATGTTACCACATTTACAAGATGTGATTTTTGACACTAATATTGAATTGATAATCAGTAGAACCAAAAAACAAGGTTCAGATAAAGAAATTGATTGGAATGGATATTCATCACATATTTTGGTAGGTGCTGAAATGCTCAATAGAGGATTTACCGTTGAAAACTTGGCAGTTACCTATATGCCGAGATATAGCGTAAGCAAATCCACTGCCGACACTATTCAGCAAAGATGTCGTTTCTTTGGATACAAACTTAATTATCTCAAATCGTGTAGAGTATATCTCCCAGAAGATACCATTTTGGAATATACCGAATATGTACAACACGAAGAGGAAATGCGTCAATGGCTCAAAGAAAAATCGAGTATTGAAGAAGTAGAACAATTACTTTTGATTACTCCAAAACTCAATGCTACACGAAAAAACATACTAACAGCAAATACCGTAAATACCAAACTCAAAGGTTGGCGTAAGATGAACGCTTTCCAAAATATTGAAGAAAATAAAGTTTTTGTAGAAAATTTCATTAAAAACCAATCGTTTACAAACGAAAAAGACTATGGGACACCTGACAGAAATCATCTTTATGTAAAGTTAACTATACAAACAGTAATAGAGTTTTTGTCGAATTTCAAGTTTTCAAATATGCCTGATGCCGCAAGAAAACAAGCAACTATTCGCTATTTGAAATATCTCGCCAACAAAGAAAAATCGCCTTTGCAATACGCATACATTATTCAAATGGCATACGCAGGTGATGCTCGTGAGCGTGCTTTTGATGAAAATACAGAACGATTAAAAGAATTGCATTCAGGGCGTTCAGGGACTGCTACCTCAAATCCTTACCCTGGGGATTCTCATATAAAGTTTGAAGATTCAATTTGTATTCAAATTCACAAAGTAAAACTCAAATCCGAATCTATGAAATGGAACGGAAAAGAGGCTTATACTTTGGCTATTTATTACCCAAAAGATTTCGCTGTGGATTATGTAGCAAATGAAAATTAA
- a CDS encoding PD-(D/E)XK motif protein produces the protein MKDSIFEIFRKLQQQPSKTGLYSVASLPFSKKHKIGISIEGYPLFFISCNDVNPMIDVNLEKISVQFYRSCKLYEYDFQSENVYSIISLKTINIDFQKYFIDIVALVIAKLSDEPTHKQLKSEIQKLVELFSKFSQPPRKTLQGLWAELLVIEQSENPEYLIQSWHISPQSKFDFNDGKDKIEVKSTSKSNRIHRFSSEQLNPNVHSNLWIASVFVIETGQGKTIFDLINNICKRLKSSDLQIRLKEVVAYTLSNNLENAFDTYFDYQQGIDTLAFYDFKDVPSIDSKTIPKGVNNVRFDVDLSYCNTLKEKQIYFSDSSLFKSLKI, from the coding sequence ATGAAAGATTCTATTTTTGAAATATTCAGAAAATTACAACAACAACCGAGTAAAACAGGTCTTTATTCGGTTGCTTCCTTGCCTTTCAGTAAAAAACACAAAATAGGCATTTCAATAGAGGGTTATCCACTATTTTTTATTTCTTGCAATGATGTGAATCCGATGATTGATGTCAATCTTGAAAAAATATCGGTTCAATTTTATCGTTCGTGTAAGTTATATGAATATGATTTTCAGTCAGAAAATGTATATTCAATCATTTCTTTAAAAACAATTAATATTGATTTTCAAAAATATTTTATTGACATTGTAGCCTTAGTCATTGCAAAACTTTCGGACGAGCCAACACACAAGCAATTAAAGTCCGAAATACAAAAGTTGGTGGAATTGTTTAGTAAATTCAGCCAACCACCACGCAAAACACTTCAAGGTCTTTGGGCAGAACTGCTTGTAATAGAACAATCCGAAAATCCCGAATATCTCATTCAGTCGTGGCATATTTCACCTCAAAGCAAATTTGATTTCAACGACGGAAAAGATAAAATAGAAGTGAAAAGCACCTCAAAGTCAAACAGAATACATAGGTTTTCATCAGAGCAACTCAACCCAAATGTTCATTCCAATTTGTGGATTGCTTCCGTTTTTGTAATAGAAACAGGACAGGGAAAAACGATTTTTGATTTGATAAACAATATTTGTAAAAGACTAAAAAGTTCTGACTTACAAATAAGATTAAAGGAAGTTGTAGCCTATACATTAAGCAATAATTTAGAAAACGCATTTGATACCTATTTTGACTATCAGCAAGGTATTGATACTTTGGCATTTTACGATTTTAAAGATGTCCCTTCGATTGACTCCAAAACCATTCCGAAAGGAGTAAATAATGTAAGATTTGATGTCGATTTGTCTTACTGTAATACATTAAAAGAGAAGCAAATATACTTTTCAGATAGTTCACTTTTTAAGAGTTTAAAAATATGA
- a CDS encoding ATP-binding protein has protein sequence MNQIEKVSIALQPNVYSTFRALNNTVSFALGEYVDNSLQSYLNNKDILHKIEPNYKLEVRINIDWEKRTITIIDNAAGINTKSYQKAFEPAHIPIDKTGLNEFGMGMKTASVWLADNWCVYTKALGEKVERYVEFDLKKVIKENKEELFVTLSDKPINEHYTKIVLSNLSDQAPSVNQMDKIRRHLSSFYRKFIRNNEIDIYVNDELLSHPEYEILTAPYYKTPDKEDVYWKKEIDFELGDYKAKGFIAILKTMQQAANGIALMRRGRIIEEKYFPPTLCGQVGSPRYKRIFGEIELEGFEVSFNKNKFRDEENLEVFISGLKDELTNAEFDLYGQAENYRQRAKEEITKIAKGITKSLKKAIKPRELTKRMQEAEMKIDDTQHTKKSEESILSASTISTHSDSFQLNGEDYTIKVDLVQEEMSDKLYSVVMEKSENLFDTENNKTVVCKINLAHSFFTHFDIFKKSNNYHPIVSVFKALALAEIMAPNRGTTNASNIRLLFNNYINH, from the coding sequence ATGAATCAAATCGAAAAAGTATCAATTGCTTTACAGCCTAATGTATATTCAACATTCCGAGCTTTGAACAATACTGTTTCATTTGCATTGGGTGAATATGTTGATAACTCCTTGCAAAGTTATTTAAATAACAAAGATATTTTGCACAAAATAGAGCCTAATTACAAATTAGAAGTTAGGATTAATATTGATTGGGAAAAGAGAACAATTACTATTATTGATAACGCAGCTGGAATCAACACTAAAAGCTATCAGAAAGCCTTTGAACCTGCTCATATTCCTATTGATAAAACAGGTTTGAATGAATTTGGAATGGGAATGAAAACGGCTTCTGTATGGTTAGCCGACAATTGGTGTGTTTATACAAAAGCATTAGGCGAAAAAGTAGAAAGATATGTTGAATTTGATTTGAAAAAAGTGATAAAAGAAAACAAAGAAGAATTATTTGTTACTCTATCAGACAAACCTATTAACGAACATTATACAAAAATAGTTTTATCTAATCTTTCAGACCAAGCACCATCTGTTAATCAAATGGATAAAATCAGACGACATTTATCAAGTTTTTATCGAAAGTTCATCCGAAATAATGAAATTGATATTTATGTAAATGACGAATTATTAAGTCATCCAGAGTATGAAATATTAACCGCTCCATATTATAAAACGCCTGACAAAGAAGATGTTTATTGGAAAAAAGAAATAGATTTTGAACTTGGAGATTATAAAGCCAAAGGTTTTATAGCTATTTTAAAAACAATGCAACAAGCTGCAAATGGTATTGCACTAATGCGAAGAGGAAGAATTATTGAAGAGAAATATTTTCCACCTACATTATGCGGTCAAGTTGGTTCTCCGAGATACAAAAGAATTTTTGGAGAAATAGAACTCGAAGGGTTTGAGGTATCATTTAACAAAAACAAATTTAGAGATGAAGAAAACTTGGAAGTTTTCATCAGTGGATTGAAAGATGAATTGACAAATGCAGAATTTGATTTGTATGGTCAAGCAGAAAATTACAGACAACGAGCAAAAGAGGAAATTACAAAAATAGCAAAAGGCATCACCAAATCTTTAAAAAAAGCCATTAAACCTCGTGAATTAACGAAACGAATGCAAGAGGCTGAAATGAAAATAGATGATACTCAACATACTAAAAAATCTGAGGAATCTATTTTGTCGGCTTCTACAATTAGCACACATTCAGATTCTTTTCAACTGAATGGCGAAGATTATACCATAAAAGTTGATTTGGTACAAGAGGAAATGTCAGATAAATTATATTCCGTAGTAATGGAAAAAAGTGAAAATCTATTTGACACAGAAAACAACAAGACAGTTGTTTGTAAAATAAATCTTGCTCACTCATTTTTTACACATTTTGATATATTTAAAAAATCGAATAATTATCATCCCATAGTTTCAGTTTTTAAAGCACTTGCTTTGGCTGAAATTATGGCACCAAATAGAGGTACAACAAACGCTTCAAATATTAGACTTTTGTTCAACAATTATATAAACCATTAA
- a CDS encoding type I restriction endonuclease subunit R, protein MATFTDTSEKGFQKYIVSQLIHRNQFVESVSNDFDKEFCINTQQLWEFIKNTQPDTYEMIQRKGERSFLVRLNKKIQEEGIIEVLRKGVKHFDKTIQLFYHQPASSLNAKDQQHYQANIFSVTQELVYSPDHANRLDLVIFLNGLPIITCELKNPLTGQTVHNAIRQYQNDRNPKEKLFAFARCMVHFAADTESVFMTTQLGGKNTFFLPFNKGLNQGKPFAPFGAGNPLNPNGLKTHYLWQEILTKNSLANIIDKFAQVVKETNEETKKVKRTMIFPRYHQLTAVRQILAHAKENGIGQKYLIQHSAGSGKSKSIAWLAHQLHGLYDSSGEKHLFDSVIVITDRVVLDKQLNGDIKQFEPIRGIVEHITNQTGSKTNQLKEALANRKKVIVCTIQTFPFLLDEMTDMPTMNFGIIIDEAHSGQSGQTASKMNAVLADKHAETEEEQTLEDKINQLIESRKMIANGSYFAFTATPKNKTLETFGTKSEEIYKDENGEEKHKFYAFNVYSMKQAIEEEFILDVLKNYTTYKSYYKLIKSVEDNPEFDTKQANKKLRAYVEGHEFAIAEKAKIMIDHFHREVKHLINGEAKAMIVTQSIEHAIKYKHAFDQYLKEIKSPYKAIVAFSGTKNLQGIDYNEVEMNNFSEYKTDIPKNFKRSEYRFLIVAEKYQTGFDEPLLHTMYVDKKLAGVQAVQTLSRLNRAKKPYKRDTFVLDFFNTAEDIQEAFSPYYTATILSEETNPNKLNDLVDELEKFEVYTAYQVDHFFEKYIGGENRTQLDPIIDSSVHFFNQLVKEDKIDFKAKVKSFLRVYSYLSKILDFNNIHWEKLFWYLKFLVQKLYIEKNDDLSEGILESIDMESYRPSKNGTENIKLEEVATEIAPIPVEVGGKVADPELDTLENILSIFNQRFGDIEWTDKDKIPKFLAQQLPQEMRTDTHFMRNIRESDRQNARISSDEKVKELMEKYFLSYPGVYNKFKNEEDFRKRYNEFVFNLLSSDFYQPPL, encoded by the coding sequence ATGGCAACATTTACAGACACCTCCGAAAAAGGATTTCAAAAATATATTGTTTCTCAATTGATACACCGCAATCAGTTTGTAGAAAGCGTTTCTAATGATTTTGATAAAGAATTTTGCATCAATACGCAGCAACTTTGGGAATTTATAAAAAACACACAACCCGACACTTACGAAATGATACAGCGTAAGGGCGAACGCTCGTTTTTGGTGCGTTTAAACAAAAAAATACAAGAAGAAGGCATTATTGAAGTTTTGCGAAAAGGGGTTAAACATTTTGATAAAACGATACAACTTTTTTATCATCAGCCTGCATCATCGCTCAATGCCAAAGACCAACAACATTACCAAGCCAATATATTTTCGGTAACGCAAGAGTTGGTATATAGCCCAGACCACGCCAACCGCCTTGACTTGGTAATTTTTCTCAACGGACTGCCCATCATCACCTGCGAACTAAAAAATCCGCTCACAGGGCAAACTGTACATAACGCCATCAGACAATACCAAAACGACCGTAATCCCAAAGAAAAACTCTTTGCTTTTGCTCGTTGTATGGTGCATTTTGCCGCCGATACCGAATCGGTTTTTATGACTACACAATTGGGCGGTAAGAACACTTTCTTTTTGCCTTTCAACAAAGGACTCAATCAAGGCAAACCTTTTGCTCCTTTTGGGGCAGGAAATCCGCTCAACCCCAACGGACTAAAAACACATTATCTTTGGCAGGAAATTCTCACCAAAAACTCTTTGGCAAATATCATCGACAAATTTGCACAAGTGGTAAAAGAAACCAACGAGGAAACCAAAAAGGTAAAACGCACAATGATTTTTCCGCGTTATCATCAATTGACTGCTGTTCGGCAGATTTTAGCCCACGCCAAAGAAAACGGCATAGGACAAAAATACCTTATTCAACACTCGGCTGGGTCGGGCAAATCAAAATCTATTGCGTGGCTTGCACATCAGTTGCACGGCTTGTACGATAGCTCGGGCGAAAAACATTTGTTTGATTCGGTAATTGTAATCACAGACCGCGTGGTACTTGACAAACAGCTTAATGGAGATATCAAACAATTTGAACCCATTCGTGGCATTGTAGAGCATATTACCAACCAAACAGGCAGTAAAACCAATCAACTAAAAGAAGCTCTTGCCAATCGTAAAAAAGTAATCGTCTGTACCATACAGACTTTTCCGTTTTTGCTTGATGAAATGACCGATATGCCTACAATGAATTTCGGAATTATCATTGATGAGGCACACAGCGGACAAAGTGGGCAAACTGCCTCGAAAATGAATGCTGTTTTAGCCGACAAACACGCCGAAACAGAAGAAGAACAAACCCTTGAAGATAAAATAAATCAGCTGATAGAAAGCCGTAAAATGATTGCCAATGGATCGTATTTTGCTTTTACAGCAACACCCAAAAACAAAACCTTAGAAACCTTTGGTACTAAATCCGAAGAAATATACAAAGATGAAAATGGCGAAGAAAAACACAAATTTTACGCCTTTAATGTGTATAGTATGAAACAAGCCATTGAGGAGGAGTTTATTCTCGATGTATTGAAAAATTATACCACCTACAAAAGTTATTACAAGCTCATAAAATCAGTAGAAGACAATCCTGAATTTGATACCAAACAAGCCAACAAAAAACTCCGTGCCTATGTAGAAGGACACGAATTTGCCATTGCCGAAAAAGCCAAAATTATGATAGACCATTTTCACCGAGAAGTAAAGCATCTCATCAATGGCGAAGCAAAGGCAATGATTGTAACCCAAAGCATAGAACACGCTATAAAATACAAACACGCCTTTGACCAATATTTAAAAGAAATAAAATCGCCTTATAAAGCTATCGTAGCATTCTCTGGTACAAAAAATCTACAAGGTATAGATTACAACGAAGTGGAAATGAACAATTTTTCAGAATATAAAACCGACATTCCTAAAAATTTCAAGCGCTCGGAATACCGCTTTTTGATTGTTGCCGAAAAATACCAAACAGGGTTTGATGAGCCACTATTACATACAATGTATGTGGACAAAAAACTCGCTGGCGTACAAGCAGTACAAACGCTTTCACGACTCAACAGAGCCAAAAAACCATACAAAAGAGATACATTTGTATTGGACTTTTTCAATACAGCAGAGGATATTCAAGAGGCTTTCAGTCCGTATTATACCGCTACTATTTTGAGTGAAGAAACTAATCCAAACAAGCTCAACGATTTGGTAGATGAGTTAGAAAAATTTGAAGTATATACAGCTTATCAAGTAGATCACTTTTTTGAAAAATACATTGGTGGCGAAAATCGCACACAACTTGACCCAATCATTGATAGCTCGGTACATTTCTTTAATCAACTTGTCAAAGAGGATAAAATAGACTTTAAAGCCAAAGTAAAATCATTTTTACGCGTATATAGTTATCTTTCTAAAATATTAGATTTCAATAATATTCATTGGGAAAAACTATTTTGGTATCTAAAATTTTTGGTACAAAAACTCTATATCGAAAAAAACGATGATTTATCCGAAGGGATTTTAGAAAGTATCGATATGGAAAGCTATCGTCCGTCAAAAAATGGTACAGAAAATATCAAGTTGGAGGAAGTAGCAACCGAAATAGCTCCTATTCCGGTAGAAGTGGGAGGCAAAGTTGCTGACCCTGAATTGGACACATTGGAAAATATCCTTAGTATTTTCAACCAACGCTTTGGCGATATTGAATGGACAGACAAAGACAAGATTCCTAAGTTTCTCGCACAACAACTTCCACAAGAAATGAGGACTGATACCCATTTTATGAGAAATATTAGGGAATCTGACCGCCAAAACGCTAGAATTTCTTCGGATGAAAAAGTGAAAGAGTTGATGGAAAAATACTTTTTAAGCTACCCGGGAGTTTATAACAAATTCAAGAATGAAGAAGACTTTAGAAAACGATATAATGAATTTGTTTTCAATTTGTTGTCAAGTGATTTTTATCAGCCTCCTTTGTAG
- a CDS encoding RHS repeat domain-containing protein, with protein MRKIISITAILSFMIAYSQTGKKQSDVQRYQLKGKVKSIKTVDSFGEAEKEQSVSIQKFNKEGYLLEIEANTSKRSKLIYKYNDKGYLTMIEDQYSPEKFTYTYDSKDNLIEWKWYHSDGNRTASTTYTYNDKGILIEEDGYDLYSNRKIYRYDNKGNRIEESIYQSDGILSFKITYKYDDKNNQVEAYKYDSNENIKAKVIFTYDDKGNQIEKNKYDSNRNLSARVISKYDDKGNKIEEENEYNISQGFKERYTFRYDDKDNKIEKNIYNSSGSRVWYCIYKYDDKGNLIEKNECSSDVNLSSSRETFKYDKKGNKIEENKYDSNGNISKKATYKYDKKGNEIEHINYKKVKDSEKLITMEIQRREITYY; from the coding sequence ATGAGAAAGATTATATCTATAACAGCTATATTGTCGTTTATGATAGCTTATTCTCAAACAGGGAAAAAACAAAGTGATGTACAAAGATATCAATTAAAAGGTAAAGTAAAATCTATCAAAACGGTGGATTCCTTTGGAGAAGCCGAAAAAGAACAAAGTGTTTCTATACAAAAATTTAACAAAGAAGGATATCTGTTAGAAATAGAAGCAAACACTTCAAAAAGGTCTAAGCTAATCTATAAATATAATGACAAAGGATACTTAACAATGATCGAAGACCAATATTCTCCCGAAAAATTCACTTATACCTATGATTCCAAAGACAATCTAATAGAATGGAAATGGTATCATTCGGACGGCAATCGTACTGCATCGACCACCTATACATACAATGACAAAGGCATTCTAATAGAAGAAGATGGCTATGATTTGTACTCAAATAGAAAAATTTACAGATATGACAACAAAGGTAATAGAATAGAAGAAAGTATCTACCAATCAGATGGGATTCTTTCTTTTAAGATAACTTATAAATACGATGATAAAAACAATCAAGTAGAAGCATACAAATACGATTCAAACGAAAATATTAAAGCAAAAGTAATTTTTACATACGATGACAAAGGCAATCAAATAGAAAAAAACAAATACGATTCAAACAGAAATCTTTCCGCAAGGGTGATTTCTAAATACGACGACAAAGGCAATAAAATAGAGGAAGAAAATGAGTATAACATATCTCAAGGTTTTAAAGAAAGGTATACATTTAGATATGATGACAAAGATAATAAAATAGAAAAAAACATATACAATTCAAGTGGAAGTAGAGTGTGGTATTGTATTTATAAATACGATGACAAAGGCAATCTAATAGAAAAAAATGAATGTAGTTCAGATGTAAATCTTTCAAGTTCAAGAGAAACTTTTAAATATGATAAGAAAGGCAATAAAATAGAAGAAAACAAGTATGATTCAAACGGAAATATTTCTAAAAAGGCAACCTATAAATATGATAAAAAAGGTAATGAAATAGAACACATAAACTACAAAAAAGTAAAAGACTCTGAAAAATTAATCACTATGGAAATACAAAGAAGAGAAATAACTTATTATTAG
- a CDS encoding GNAT family N-acetyltransferase: MKPELEQLPLVKNDEKNRFELENNGRLAFIEFEERDHFIALTHTEAAAELAGTGTAAALVEKTLHYIEESGKQLMPYCPYVFAFIQKHPEWKRIVSPKFPAYDKL; this comes from the coding sequence GTGAAACCTGAATTAGAGCAATTACCATTGGTAAAAAATGATGAAAAAAATCGTTTTGAACTGGAAAATAATGGTCGTCTTGCCTTTATTGAATTTGAGGAAAGAGACCATTTCATTGCCCTGACACACACCGAAGCCGCAGCGGAATTGGCAGGAACGGGAACAGCCGCAGCATTGGTAGAAAAAACGCTACACTACATCGAAGAAAGCGGAAAACAACTGATGCCGTATTGTCCGTATGTGTTTGCATTCATCCAAAAACATCCCGAATGGAAACGCATCGTAAGTCCAAAATTCCCCGCTTACGATAAATTGTAG
- a CDS encoding OsmC family protein, whose product MKASVKATLGKTNFYTEIVAGENKIITDEPVSLGGQNKGFNPLEVLASSLASCTAATLKIFMDRKEWEVESIEIDVDIENNTTERQAVFTRKIHFNGNLDEKQIERLHKVAESCPIHKLLTNQVEIQTEIV is encoded by the coding sequence ATGAAAGCAAGTGTAAAAGCAACATTAGGAAAAACCAATTTCTATACGGAAATTGTAGCAGGTGAAAATAAGATAATTACCGACGAGCCCGTAAGTTTGGGCGGACAAAACAAGGGTTTTAACCCGCTGGAAGTATTGGCGAGTTCGTTGGCAAGTTGCACGGCTGCCACTTTGAAAATATTTATGGATCGCAAGGAATGGGAAGTGGAAAGCATTGAAATAGATGTAGATATAGAAAACAACACCACCGAACGCCAAGCGGTATTTACCCGAAAAATACATTTCAACGGCAATCTGGACGAAAAACAAATCGAAAGACTGCACAAAGTAGCAGAATCTTGCCCAATACACAAGCTACTTACCAATCAGGTAGAAATACAAACCGAAATCGTATAA
- a CDS encoding NADPH-dependent FMN reductase encodes MKIVAFAGSTSSTSINKKLVEHTLTHFGESDINLLDLNDYSMPIFSSDEEKKGTPEQAHKFLQCIEEADAIVCSFAEHNGNFAAAFKNVFDWASRINKSVFQNKPMLIMATSPGGYGGKNVLDVAQKTLPHYGGNIKGVFSLPKFGENFDTNEGITNPELKGEHINTIENFKQQIAQ; translated from the coding sequence ATGAAAATAGTAGCATTTGCAGGAAGTACATCTTCTACTTCCATCAACAAAAAATTAGTAGAACATACTCTGACGCACTTTGGAGAAAGCGACATCAACCTGTTGGATTTGAACGACTATTCTATGCCGATTTTCTCTTCCGATGAGGAGAAAAAAGGAACGCCAGAACAGGCTCATAAGTTTTTGCAATGTATAGAAGAAGCCGATGCCATCGTTTGCTCGTTTGCAGAACACAACGGAAATTTTGCCGCAGCTTTTAAAAATGTTTTCGATTGGGCTTCGCGTATTAACAAGAGCGTTTTCCAAAACAAACCAATGCTGATTATGGCAACTTCACCAGGTGGATACGGCGGAAAAAATGTTTTAGATGTGGCTCAAAAAACGCTTCCTCACTATGGTGGAAATATCAAAGGAGTGTTTTCTTTGCCAAAGTTTGGTGAAAATTTTGATACCAACGAAGGAATTACCAATCCTGAATTAAAAGGAGAGCATATCAATACGATAGAAAACTTTAAACAACAAATCGCACAATAG